One window of the Triticum dicoccoides isolate Atlit2015 ecotype Zavitan chromosome 3B, WEW_v2.0, whole genome shotgun sequence genome contains the following:
- the LOC119282702 gene encoding anthocyanidin 5,3-O-glucosyltransferase-like → MKQTVVLYPGAGVGHVRPMTELANVFLKHGYDVTVVLVEEPLKLSDSGTTVIERIAASNPSISFHVLPSIHAQDFAASGKHPFLLMLELLHYYNEQFEAFLHAVDRKSLHSVVLDMFCIDATDVCMNLGVPVYTFFAGSASCLSALTQLPTLIAGRQTGLKELGDTLLDFVGVPLMPASHLIKELLEHPEDEMFKAMMNIWKRNTETMGVLLNTFESLESRAVQSLRGPLCVPERILPPIYCVGPLVGKGAKDEERVERKECLEWLDVQPDRSVVFFCLGSKGTLSTEQLEEIAIGFERSGQRFLWSVRMPAGSDNPEKYLEGCPEPELDALLPQGFLERTNGRGLVIKS, encoded by the coding sequence ATGAAGCAGACCGTGGTCCTGTACCCCGGTGCCGGCGTCGGTCACGTTCGCCCCATGACAGAGCTCGCCAACGTCTTTCTCAAGCACGGCTATGACGTCACCGTGGTGCTCGTCGAGGAGCCCCTTAAGTTGTCAGACTCCGGCACCACCGTCATCGAGCGCATCGCTGCCTCTAACCCATCCATCTCCTTTCATGTCCTCCCGTCCATCCATGCTCAAGACTTTGCCGCCTCCGGCAAGCACCCTTTCTTACTCATGCTCGAGCTCTTGCACTATTACAACGAGCAGTTCGAAGCATTCCTCCACGCCGTCGACCGGAAAAGCTTGCACTCTGTTGTCCTCGACATGTTCTGCATTGATGCCACCGACGTTTGCATGAATCTCGGTGTTCCGGTGTACACGTTCTTCGCAGGGAGCGCCTCGTGCCTGTCAGCCCTAACCCAACTCCCGACACTGATTGCCGGCAGGCAGACGGGCTTGAAGGAACTCGGGGACACGCTGCTCGATTTCGTCGGCGTTCCGCTGATGCCAGCGTCTCATCTCATCAAGGAACTACTGGAGCACCCCGAAGATGAGATGTTCAAGGCCATGATGAACATCTGGAAGCGCAACACGGAGACCATGGGCGTTCTCCTGAACACGTTCGAGTCGTTGGAGAGTCGGGCGGTGCAGTCTCTCAGGGGCCCGCTCTGCGTTCCCGAAaggatcctgcctccgatctactGCGTCGGTCCGTTGGTCGGCAAGGGCGCCAAGGATGAGGAAAGAGTAGAGAGGAAAGAATGCCTCGAGTGGCTCGACGTGCAGCCCGACCGCAGTGTCGTGTTCTTCTGTTTGGGGAGCAAGGGCACGCTCTCGACAGAGCAGCTGGAGGAGATAGCCATTGGCTTTGAGAGGTCAGGGCAGCGGTTCTTGTGGTCCGTGCGCATGCCTGCAGGAAGCGACAACCCAGAGAAATACTTGGAAGGGTGCCCTGAGCCGGAACTTGACGCGCTCCTGCCTCAAGGGTTCTTAGAGCGGACCAATGGCAGGGGTCTGGTCATCAAGTCGTGA